A window of Malania oleifera isolate guangnan ecotype guangnan chromosome 5, ASM2987363v1, whole genome shotgun sequence contains these coding sequences:
- the LOC131155552 gene encoding large ribosomal subunit protein eL20-like → MKLWATNEVHARSKFWYFSRKLKKVKKSNGQILAINEIFEKNPTKIKNYGIWLRYQSRTGYHNMYKEYRDITLNGAVEQMYTEMASRHRVRFLCIQIIKTATIPAKLCKRKSTNQFHNSKIKFPLISKVLMPPTRKLKTTYKASRPNLFVTLVIACY, encoded by the coding sequence ATGAAACTCTGGGCTACCAATGAAGTTCACGCCAGATCCAAGTTCTGGTATTTTTCGAGGAAGCTGAAGAAAGTTAAGAAGAGCAATGGACAAATTCTTGCCATTAATGAGATTTTTGAGAAGAATCCCACCAAGATCAAGAACTATGGGATATGGCTGCGGTATCAGAGCAGAACTGGTTATCACAACATGTACAAGGAATACAGAGACATAACTCTTAACGGAGCTGTTGAACAAATGTACACTGAAATGGCATCACGCCACAGGGTGAGGTTTCTATGCATCCAAATTATCAAGACAGCCACCATTCCTGCAAAGCTTTGCAAGAGGAAGAGCACCAACCAGTTTCACAACTCAAAAATCAAATTCCCCTTGATTTCTAAGGTGTTAATGCCTCCAACCAGAAAGCTCAAGACAACATACAAGGCATCAAGGCCCAACTTATTTGTAACTCTCGTCATTGCGTGCTACTAA